The following coding sequences lie in one Arachis ipaensis cultivar K30076 chromosome B05, Araip1.1, whole genome shotgun sequence genomic window:
- the LOC107644014 gene encoding aldehyde dehydrogenase family 2 member B7, mitochondrial isoform X2, which translates to MAVRILSSLRSVSSSSASPSTGRLYCRWVRSISRIGASAAAEAEPVTPPVQVDHSQLLIDGKFVDAASGKTFATFDPRTGEVIANVAEGDSEDVNRAVSAARKAFDEGPWPKMTAYERSRILFRFADLLEKHNDEVAAIEAWDSGKPYEQAANVEIPMVVRVFRYYAGWADKIHGLTIPADGQHHVQTLHEPIGVTGQIVPWNFPLLIYSWKVAPALACGNTVVLKTAEQTPLSALYVSKLLLEVGLPPGVLNIISGFGPTAGAALCSHMNVDKVAFTGSTGTGKIVLGLSAQSNLKPVTLELGGKSPFIVCSDADIDVAVEAAHSALFFNQGQCCCAGSRTFVHESIYDEFVEKSKARALKRVVGDPFRRGVEQGPQIDSVQFEKILKYIRSGIEDGAKLESGGERFGSKGYYIKPTVFSNVQDNMLIAKDEIFGPVQTILKFRDIEEVVQRANSTSYGLAAGVFTKSIDTANTLMRALRVGTVWINCYDVFDAAIPFGGYKMSGQGRVRGIYGLSSYLQVKAVVNPLKNPAWL; encoded by the exons ATGGCTGTTAGAATTCTTTCGTCTCTCCGTTCAGTCTCTTCATCTTCTGCTTCACCTTCTACTGGTA GACTATATTGTAGATGGGTTAGAAGTATAAGCAGAATTGGTGCTTCTGCTGCTGCTGAAGCTGAGCCTGTGACTCCACCAGTGCAAGTTGATCATAGTCAGCTTTTAATTGATGGAAAATTTGTGGATGCAGCTTCTG GAAAAACTTTTGCAACCTTTGATCCAAGAACAGGAGAAGTAATAGCAAATGTTGCCGAAGGTGACAGTGAAGATGTTAACCGTGCGGTCTCTGCTGCACGCAAGGCGTTTGATGAAGGACCATGGCCGAAGATGACAGCTTAT GAAAGATCGCGAATACTATTTCGCTTCGCTGATTTATTGGAGAAACACAATGATGAAGTTGCAGCAATTGAAGCATGGGACAGTGGAAAGCCTTATGAACAAGCTGCAAATGTTGAAATTCCTATGGTGGTTCGAGTGTTTCGATATTATGCAG GTTGGGCAGATAAAATTCATGGGCTAACTATTCCAGCTGATGGACAGCACCATGTGCAGACCTTGCATGAGCCTATCGGTGTAACAGGGCAGATTGTTCCATGGAATTTCCCGCTTCTTATTTATTCGTGGAAGGTTGCGCCCGCGTTAGCCTGTGGTAACACGGTTGTATTGAAAACTGCAGAGCAGACACCACTCTCAGCCCTCTATGTATCAAAATTATTACTTGAG GTAGGACTTCCTCCTGGTGTACTAAACATCATCTCCGGCTTCGGTCCGACTGCCGGTGCAGCTCTATGTAGTCACATGAATGTTGACAAG GTTGCTTTCACAGGATCCACCGGCACTGGTAAGATTGTTCTAGGACTTTCTGCACAAAGCAATCTGAAGCCAGTAACACTGGAGCTTGGTGGAAAATCTCCCTTCATTGTTTGTAGCGACGCTGATATTGATGTGGCTGTTGAGGCCGCTCATTCTGCTTTGTTCTTTAACCAG GGCCAATGTTGTTGTGCTGGTTCTCGCACATTTGTACATGAAAGCATATATGATGAATTCGTGGAAAAATCGAAAGCTCGCGCCCTCAAACGTGTAGTAGGAGACCCTTTCAGAAGAGGGGTTGAGCAAGGTCCTCAG ATTGATTCTGTGCAATTTGAGAAGATCCTAAAATACATTAGATCAGGAATTGAAGATGGTGCTAAACTTGAGTCTGGTGGTGAAAGATTTGGCTCCAAAGGCTACTATATCAAACCCACTGTTTTCTCCAATGTTCAG GACAACATGTTGATAGCAAAAGATGAGATCTTTGGTCCAGTACAAACAATCTTGAAATTTAG GGATATAGAGGAAGTGGTACAGAGGGCAAATTCAACTTCTTATGGCCTTGCTGCTGGAGTCTTTACAAAGTCCATAGACACTGCTAACACATTGATGCGCGCGTTGCGAGTTGGGACAGTTTGGATCAACTGTTATGATGTCTTCGATGCGGCAATACCTTTCGGCGGATACAAGATGAGTGGACAAGGGAGAGTGAGAGGAATCTATGGCCTTAGCAGCTACCTTCAAGTTAAAGCTGTTGTCAATCCTTTGAAGAATCCAGCATGGTTGTAG
- the LOC107644013 gene encoding pentatricopeptide repeat-containing protein At1g09900-like isoform X1: protein MALSFNPLRKGLQYRFLSYFYDYSLCCVDLNLCSSSLPAKSSVPGFGAQGQGKRENHSFRFPGELRVTANDDGQNFNFGSLDTLSDDEEEEDGDGAGKGSSDGDDEGLEFMSSSNSNDNHAYGESIGRVEIDEHEFRHPLVKEVCRLITYRSAWNPRLEGYLRYLLRRLKPPHVCAVLRSQEDERVALNFFYWADRQWRYKHDAIVYYTLLDVLSKTKLCQGAKRILKLMMRRGIKCSSEAFGYVMVSYSRAGMLRHAMQVLTVMQKAGVEPNLSVCNIAIYVLVKGSKLEKALRFLNRMELVGIKPNVVTYNCLIKGYCDLNRVEDALELIAEMPSKGCSPDKISYYTAMTFLCKEKRIEEVKLLMEKMVVNSELIPDQVTYDTLIHALSKHGHADDALAYLREAEDKGFHIDKVGYSAVVNSFSKKGKIDETKSLVNEMYSKGCIPDVVTYTAIIDGFCRIGKIDEAKKMLQQMYKHGWKPNTVSYTALLNGLCHNGKSLEAREMLNVSEEHWWTPNAISYSVVMHGFRREGNLSAACDLVREMVGKGFFPTPVEINLLIQSLCQNQEVVEAKRFLEECLNKGCAINVVNFTTVIHGFGQIGDLEAALSVLEDMYLINKHPDVVTFTTLFDALGRTGRLDEAAELITKMLCKGLDPTPVTYRTVIHHYCKWEQVDDMLKLLEKMLVRKPLKTLYNQVIEKLCAFGKPEEAEKLLGKVLRTASNLDANTCHVLIESYLTKGLPLSANRVASRMFSRNLVPDLKLCQKVSKKLMSDGKLVEADNLMLQLVERGIQQNETNL from the coding sequence ATGGCACTGAGCTTCAATCCATTGCGAAAGGGTTTACAATATAGATTCTTGAGCTATTTCTATGATTATTCTTTATGTTGTGTTGATCTGAATCTGTGCTCTTCATCATTGCCTGCAAAAAGTTCTGTTCCTGGTTTTGGGGCTCAAGGTCAGGGTAAACGTGAAAATCATAGTTTTAGGTTTCCAGGGGAATTGCGTGTTACTGCCAATGATGATGGTCAGAACTTCAATTTTGGTAGTCTTGATACACTGAGTGatgatgaagaggaagaagatggtgatggtgCTGGAAAAGGTTCTAGTGATGGTGATGATGAGGGTCTTGAGTTTATGAGCTCCTCTAATAGCAATGATAATCATGCTTATGGAGAGAGTATTGGTAGAGTTGAAATTGATGAACATGAATTCAGGCACCCTTTGGTTAAGGAAGTTTGTAGGTTGATTACTTATAGGTCAGCTTGGAACCCTAGACTTGAAGGATATTTGAGGTACTTATTGAGAAGATTGAAGCCGCCACATGTTTGTGCTGTCTTACGCTCTCAAGAAGATGAACGAGTTGCTTTGAATTTCTTCTATTGGGCTGATCGGCAGTGGCGCTACAAACACGATGCTATTGTCTACTATACATTGTTAGATGTGCTTAGCAAGACTAAATTGTGCCAGGGTGCTAAGCGGATTCTTAAGCTTATGATGCGCCGTGGAATCAAATGTTCCTCTGAAGCTTTTGGCTATGTGATGGTGTCTTATAGTCGAGCAGGCATGTTGAGGCATGCCATGCAAGTTTTGACCGTGATGcagaaagctggagttgaacCTAATTTATCTGTATGTAACATTGCTATCTATGTTTTAGTTAAGGGCAGCAAATTGGAGAAGGCACTGAGATTCTTGAATCGAATGGAGCTGGTTGGAATCAAACCTAATGTTGTCACTTATAACTGCTTGATCAAGGGTTACTGTGATCTGAATCGGGTTGAAGATGCATTGGAGCTTATTGCGGAAATGCCCTCCAAGGGATGTTCCCCTGACAAGATTAGTTATTATACTGCGATGACTTTCCTCTGCAAGGAGAAAAGAATTGAAGAAGTGAAGCTGTTGATGGAGAAAATGGTGGTGAATAGTGAATTAATTCCAGATCAGGTTACATATGATACGCTTATTCACGCGCTATCCAAGCATGGACATGCAGATGATGCTTTGGCTTACTTAAGAGAAGCAGAAGACAAGGGCTTCCACATTGATAAGGTTGGGTATAGTGCAGTAGTTAACTCCTTTAGTAAGAAGGGCAAAATAGATGAGACAAAGAGTTTAGTGAACGAGATGTACTCGAAGGGTTGTATTCCTGATGTTGTGACATATACTGCTATTATTGATGGATTTTGTCGCATAGGGAAGATAGATGAAGCGAAAAAGATGCTGCAGCAGATGTACAAACATGGGTGGAAGCCAAATACCGTTTCATACACAGCTTTGTTAAATGGCCTGTGCCACAATGGGAAATCGTTAGAAGCAAGGGAGATGCTGAATGTAAGTGAGGAGCATTGGTGGACGCCAAATGCCATAAGTTATAGTGTTGTGATGCATGGTTTCCGTAGGGAAGGAAACTTGTCCGCAGCTTGTGATTTGGTTAGGGAAATGGTTGGAAAGGGATTTTTTCCAACTCCAGTTGAAATTAACCTGCTAATACAGTCCCTGTGTCAAAATCAGGAAGTGGTTGAAGCTAAAAGATTTTTAGAAGAATGCCTGAATAAGGGTTGTGCCATCAATGTAGTAAACTTTACTACTGTAATTCACGGTTTTGGTCAGATTGGTGACTTGGAAGCTGCTCTATCAGTGCTAGAAGACATGTACTTAATCAACAAACATCCTGATGTTGTCACATTTACAACATTGTTTGATGCATTGGGGAGGACAGGTAGATTGGACGAGGCTGCTGAGTTAATAACGAAGATGCTGTGCAAAGGTTTGGATCCTACTCCGGTAACATATAGGACAGTCATCCACCATTACTGTAAATGGGAGCAAGTGGATGATATGTTGAAACTATTGGAAAAAATGCTTGTTAGGAAGCCATTAAAAACATTATACAATCAAGTAATTGAGAAGCTTTGTGCTTTTGGGAAACCCGAGGAGGCTGAGAAACTTCTAGGAAAGGTTTTGAGAACAGCATCAAACCTTGATGCTAATACATGCCATGTTCTCATTGAAAGCTATCTGACTAAAGGGCTTCCTCTATCAGCAAATCGAGTGGCTTCTAGAATGTTCAGCCGTAATTTGGTTCCTGATTTGAAGTTGTGTCAGAAAGTGAGCAAGAAACTAATGTCGGATGGAAAGTTGGTCGAGGCTGATAACCTTATGTTGCAACTTGTCGAGCGTGGAATACAACAAAATGAGACGAATTTGTGA
- the LOC107644013 gene encoding pentatricopeptide repeat-containing protein At1g09900-like isoform X2: protein MQRIVVFCHHNTQRLVCSTFCVLPLFLYLCFLVSARVSPCRVSVPPSSLFRGCCCLNCCSSSIFCLCNIRFLGSSDGDDEGLEFMSSSNSNDNHAYGESIGRVEIDEHEFRHPLVKEVCRLITYRSAWNPRLEGYLRYLLRRLKPPHVCAVLRSQEDERVALNFFYWADRQWRYKHDAIVYYTLLDVLSKTKLCQGAKRILKLMMRRGIKCSSEAFGYVMVSYSRAGMLRHAMQVLTVMQKAGVEPNLSVCNIAIYVLVKGSKLEKALRFLNRMELVGIKPNVVTYNCLIKGYCDLNRVEDALELIAEMPSKGCSPDKISYYTAMTFLCKEKRIEEVKLLMEKMVVNSELIPDQVTYDTLIHALSKHGHADDALAYLREAEDKGFHIDKVGYSAVVNSFSKKGKIDETKSLVNEMYSKGCIPDVVTYTAIIDGFCRIGKIDEAKKMLQQMYKHGWKPNTVSYTALLNGLCHNGKSLEAREMLNVSEEHWWTPNAISYSVVMHGFRREGNLSAACDLVREMVGKGFFPTPVEINLLIQSLCQNQEVVEAKRFLEECLNKGCAINVVNFTTVIHGFGQIGDLEAALSVLEDMYLINKHPDVVTFTTLFDALGRTGRLDEAAELITKMLCKGLDPTPVTYRTVIHHYCKWEQVDDMLKLLEKMLVRKPLKTLYNQVIEKLCAFGKPEEAEKLLGKVLRTASNLDANTCHVLIESYLTKGLPLSANRVASRMFSRNLVPDLKLCQKVSKKLMSDGKLVEADNLMLQLVERGIQQNETNL, encoded by the coding sequence GTTCTAGTGATGGTGATGATGAGGGTCTTGAGTTTATGAGCTCCTCTAATAGCAATGATAATCATGCTTATGGAGAGAGTATTGGTAGAGTTGAAATTGATGAACATGAATTCAGGCACCCTTTGGTTAAGGAAGTTTGTAGGTTGATTACTTATAGGTCAGCTTGGAACCCTAGACTTGAAGGATATTTGAGGTACTTATTGAGAAGATTGAAGCCGCCACATGTTTGTGCTGTCTTACGCTCTCAAGAAGATGAACGAGTTGCTTTGAATTTCTTCTATTGGGCTGATCGGCAGTGGCGCTACAAACACGATGCTATTGTCTACTATACATTGTTAGATGTGCTTAGCAAGACTAAATTGTGCCAGGGTGCTAAGCGGATTCTTAAGCTTATGATGCGCCGTGGAATCAAATGTTCCTCTGAAGCTTTTGGCTATGTGATGGTGTCTTATAGTCGAGCAGGCATGTTGAGGCATGCCATGCAAGTTTTGACCGTGATGcagaaagctggagttgaacCTAATTTATCTGTATGTAACATTGCTATCTATGTTTTAGTTAAGGGCAGCAAATTGGAGAAGGCACTGAGATTCTTGAATCGAATGGAGCTGGTTGGAATCAAACCTAATGTTGTCACTTATAACTGCTTGATCAAGGGTTACTGTGATCTGAATCGGGTTGAAGATGCATTGGAGCTTATTGCGGAAATGCCCTCCAAGGGATGTTCCCCTGACAAGATTAGTTATTATACTGCGATGACTTTCCTCTGCAAGGAGAAAAGAATTGAAGAAGTGAAGCTGTTGATGGAGAAAATGGTGGTGAATAGTGAATTAATTCCAGATCAGGTTACATATGATACGCTTATTCACGCGCTATCCAAGCATGGACATGCAGATGATGCTTTGGCTTACTTAAGAGAAGCAGAAGACAAGGGCTTCCACATTGATAAGGTTGGGTATAGTGCAGTAGTTAACTCCTTTAGTAAGAAGGGCAAAATAGATGAGACAAAGAGTTTAGTGAACGAGATGTACTCGAAGGGTTGTATTCCTGATGTTGTGACATATACTGCTATTATTGATGGATTTTGTCGCATAGGGAAGATAGATGAAGCGAAAAAGATGCTGCAGCAGATGTACAAACATGGGTGGAAGCCAAATACCGTTTCATACACAGCTTTGTTAAATGGCCTGTGCCACAATGGGAAATCGTTAGAAGCAAGGGAGATGCTGAATGTAAGTGAGGAGCATTGGTGGACGCCAAATGCCATAAGTTATAGTGTTGTGATGCATGGTTTCCGTAGGGAAGGAAACTTGTCCGCAGCTTGTGATTTGGTTAGGGAAATGGTTGGAAAGGGATTTTTTCCAACTCCAGTTGAAATTAACCTGCTAATACAGTCCCTGTGTCAAAATCAGGAAGTGGTTGAAGCTAAAAGATTTTTAGAAGAATGCCTGAATAAGGGTTGTGCCATCAATGTAGTAAACTTTACTACTGTAATTCACGGTTTTGGTCAGATTGGTGACTTGGAAGCTGCTCTATCAGTGCTAGAAGACATGTACTTAATCAACAAACATCCTGATGTTGTCACATTTACAACATTGTTTGATGCATTGGGGAGGACAGGTAGATTGGACGAGGCTGCTGAGTTAATAACGAAGATGCTGTGCAAAGGTTTGGATCCTACTCCGGTAACATATAGGACAGTCATCCACCATTACTGTAAATGGGAGCAAGTGGATGATATGTTGAAACTATTGGAAAAAATGCTTGTTAGGAAGCCATTAAAAACATTATACAATCAAGTAATTGAGAAGCTTTGTGCTTTTGGGAAACCCGAGGAGGCTGAGAAACTTCTAGGAAAGGTTTTGAGAACAGCATCAAACCTTGATGCTAATACATGCCATGTTCTCATTGAAAGCTATCTGACTAAAGGGCTTCCTCTATCAGCAAATCGAGTGGCTTCTAGAATGTTCAGCCGTAATTTGGTTCCTGATTTGAAGTTGTGTCAGAAAGTGAGCAAGAAACTAATGTCGGATGGAAAGTTGGTCGAGGCTGATAACCTTATGTTGCAACTTGTCGAGCGTGGAATACAACAAAATGAGACGAATTTGTGA
- the LOC107644014 gene encoding aldehyde dehydrogenase family 2 member B7, mitochondrial isoform X3, with product MAVRILSSLRSVSSSSASPSTGLYCRWVRSISRIGASAAAEAEPVTPPVQVDHSQLLIDGKFVDAASGKTFATFDPRTGEVIANVAEGDSEDVNRAVSAARKAFDEGPWPKMTAYERSRILFRFADLLEKHNDEVAAIEAWDSGKPYEQAANVEIPMVVRVFRYYAGWADKIHGLTIPADGQHHVQTLHEPIGVTGQIVPWNFPLLIYSWKVAPALACGNTVVLKTAEQTPLSALYVSKLLLEVGLPPGVLNIISGFGPTAGAALCSHMNVDKVAFTGSTGTGKIVLGLSAQSNLKPVTLELGGKSPFIVCSDADIDVAVEAAHSALFFNQGQCCCAGSRTFVHESIYDEFVEKSKARALKRVVGDPFRRGVEQGPQIDSVQFEKILKYIRSGIEDGAKLESGGERFGSKGYYIKPTVFSNVQDNMLIAKDEIFGPVQTILKFRDIEEVVQRANSTSYGLAAGVFTKSIDTANTLMRALRVGTVWINCYDVFDAAIPFGGYKMSGQGRVRGIYGLSSYLQVKAVVNPLKNPAWL from the exons ATGGCTGTTAGAATTCTTTCGTCTCTCCGTTCAGTCTCTTCATCTTCTGCTTCACCTTCTACTG GACTATATTGTAGATGGGTTAGAAGTATAAGCAGAATTGGTGCTTCTGCTGCTGCTGAAGCTGAGCCTGTGACTCCACCAGTGCAAGTTGATCATAGTCAGCTTTTAATTGATGGAAAATTTGTGGATGCAGCTTCTG GAAAAACTTTTGCAACCTTTGATCCAAGAACAGGAGAAGTAATAGCAAATGTTGCCGAAGGTGACAGTGAAGATGTTAACCGTGCGGTCTCTGCTGCACGCAAGGCGTTTGATGAAGGACCATGGCCGAAGATGACAGCTTAT GAAAGATCGCGAATACTATTTCGCTTCGCTGATTTATTGGAGAAACACAATGATGAAGTTGCAGCAATTGAAGCATGGGACAGTGGAAAGCCTTATGAACAAGCTGCAAATGTTGAAATTCCTATGGTGGTTCGAGTGTTTCGATATTATGCAG GTTGGGCAGATAAAATTCATGGGCTAACTATTCCAGCTGATGGACAGCACCATGTGCAGACCTTGCATGAGCCTATCGGTGTAACAGGGCAGATTGTTCCATGGAATTTCCCGCTTCTTATTTATTCGTGGAAGGTTGCGCCCGCGTTAGCCTGTGGTAACACGGTTGTATTGAAAACTGCAGAGCAGACACCACTCTCAGCCCTCTATGTATCAAAATTATTACTTGAG GTAGGACTTCCTCCTGGTGTACTAAACATCATCTCCGGCTTCGGTCCGACTGCCGGTGCAGCTCTATGTAGTCACATGAATGTTGACAAG GTTGCTTTCACAGGATCCACCGGCACTGGTAAGATTGTTCTAGGACTTTCTGCACAAAGCAATCTGAAGCCAGTAACACTGGAGCTTGGTGGAAAATCTCCCTTCATTGTTTGTAGCGACGCTGATATTGATGTGGCTGTTGAGGCCGCTCATTCTGCTTTGTTCTTTAACCAG GGCCAATGTTGTTGTGCTGGTTCTCGCACATTTGTACATGAAAGCATATATGATGAATTCGTGGAAAAATCGAAAGCTCGCGCCCTCAAACGTGTAGTAGGAGACCCTTTCAGAAGAGGGGTTGAGCAAGGTCCTCAG ATTGATTCTGTGCAATTTGAGAAGATCCTAAAATACATTAGATCAGGAATTGAAGATGGTGCTAAACTTGAGTCTGGTGGTGAAAGATTTGGCTCCAAAGGCTACTATATCAAACCCACTGTTTTCTCCAATGTTCAG GACAACATGTTGATAGCAAAAGATGAGATCTTTGGTCCAGTACAAACAATCTTGAAATTTAG GGATATAGAGGAAGTGGTACAGAGGGCAAATTCAACTTCTTATGGCCTTGCTGCTGGAGTCTTTACAAAGTCCATAGACACTGCTAACACATTGATGCGCGCGTTGCGAGTTGGGACAGTTTGGATCAACTGTTATGATGTCTTCGATGCGGCAATACCTTTCGGCGGATACAAGATGAGTGGACAAGGGAGAGTGAGAGGAATCTATGGCCTTAGCAGCTACCTTCAAGTTAAAGCTGTTGTCAATCCTTTGAAGAATCCAGCATGGTTGTAG
- the LOC107644014 gene encoding aldehyde dehydrogenase family 2 member B7, mitochondrial isoform X1 codes for MAVRILSSLRSVSSSSASPSTGIFSGLYCRWVRSISRIGASAAAEAEPVTPPVQVDHSQLLIDGKFVDAASGKTFATFDPRTGEVIANVAEGDSEDVNRAVSAARKAFDEGPWPKMTAYERSRILFRFADLLEKHNDEVAAIEAWDSGKPYEQAANVEIPMVVRVFRYYAGWADKIHGLTIPADGQHHVQTLHEPIGVTGQIVPWNFPLLIYSWKVAPALACGNTVVLKTAEQTPLSALYVSKLLLEVGLPPGVLNIISGFGPTAGAALCSHMNVDKVAFTGSTGTGKIVLGLSAQSNLKPVTLELGGKSPFIVCSDADIDVAVEAAHSALFFNQGQCCCAGSRTFVHESIYDEFVEKSKARALKRVVGDPFRRGVEQGPQIDSVQFEKILKYIRSGIEDGAKLESGGERFGSKGYYIKPTVFSNVQDNMLIAKDEIFGPVQTILKFRDIEEVVQRANSTSYGLAAGVFTKSIDTANTLMRALRVGTVWINCYDVFDAAIPFGGYKMSGQGRVRGIYGLSSYLQVKAVVNPLKNPAWL; via the exons ATGGCTGTTAGAATTCTTTCGTCTCTCCGTTCAGTCTCTTCATCTTCTGCTTCACCTTCTACTGGTA TCTTTTCAGGACTATATTGTAGATGGGTTAGAAGTATAAGCAGAATTGGTGCTTCTGCTGCTGCTGAAGCTGAGCCTGTGACTCCACCAGTGCAAGTTGATCATAGTCAGCTTTTAATTGATGGAAAATTTGTGGATGCAGCTTCTG GAAAAACTTTTGCAACCTTTGATCCAAGAACAGGAGAAGTAATAGCAAATGTTGCCGAAGGTGACAGTGAAGATGTTAACCGTGCGGTCTCTGCTGCACGCAAGGCGTTTGATGAAGGACCATGGCCGAAGATGACAGCTTAT GAAAGATCGCGAATACTATTTCGCTTCGCTGATTTATTGGAGAAACACAATGATGAAGTTGCAGCAATTGAAGCATGGGACAGTGGAAAGCCTTATGAACAAGCTGCAAATGTTGAAATTCCTATGGTGGTTCGAGTGTTTCGATATTATGCAG GTTGGGCAGATAAAATTCATGGGCTAACTATTCCAGCTGATGGACAGCACCATGTGCAGACCTTGCATGAGCCTATCGGTGTAACAGGGCAGATTGTTCCATGGAATTTCCCGCTTCTTATTTATTCGTGGAAGGTTGCGCCCGCGTTAGCCTGTGGTAACACGGTTGTATTGAAAACTGCAGAGCAGACACCACTCTCAGCCCTCTATGTATCAAAATTATTACTTGAG GTAGGACTTCCTCCTGGTGTACTAAACATCATCTCCGGCTTCGGTCCGACTGCCGGTGCAGCTCTATGTAGTCACATGAATGTTGACAAG GTTGCTTTCACAGGATCCACCGGCACTGGTAAGATTGTTCTAGGACTTTCTGCACAAAGCAATCTGAAGCCAGTAACACTGGAGCTTGGTGGAAAATCTCCCTTCATTGTTTGTAGCGACGCTGATATTGATGTGGCTGTTGAGGCCGCTCATTCTGCTTTGTTCTTTAACCAG GGCCAATGTTGTTGTGCTGGTTCTCGCACATTTGTACATGAAAGCATATATGATGAATTCGTGGAAAAATCGAAAGCTCGCGCCCTCAAACGTGTAGTAGGAGACCCTTTCAGAAGAGGGGTTGAGCAAGGTCCTCAG ATTGATTCTGTGCAATTTGAGAAGATCCTAAAATACATTAGATCAGGAATTGAAGATGGTGCTAAACTTGAGTCTGGTGGTGAAAGATTTGGCTCCAAAGGCTACTATATCAAACCCACTGTTTTCTCCAATGTTCAG GACAACATGTTGATAGCAAAAGATGAGATCTTTGGTCCAGTACAAACAATCTTGAAATTTAG GGATATAGAGGAAGTGGTACAGAGGGCAAATTCAACTTCTTATGGCCTTGCTGCTGGAGTCTTTACAAAGTCCATAGACACTGCTAACACATTGATGCGCGCGTTGCGAGTTGGGACAGTTTGGATCAACTGTTATGATGTCTTCGATGCGGCAATACCTTTCGGCGGATACAAGATGAGTGGACAAGGGAGAGTGAGAGGAATCTATGGCCTTAGCAGCTACCTTCAAGTTAAAGCTGTTGTCAATCCTTTGAAGAATCCAGCATGGTTGTAG